In Lutra lutra chromosome 5, mLutLut1.2, whole genome shotgun sequence, a single genomic region encodes these proteins:
- the POU5F2 gene encoding POU domain, class 5, transcription factor 2 gives MARHRPSDFSPLPGSGRGGPRGPMPVRVDAPVWLSAQAVPSMLMVRPGISPGPEGWEVPLGPQPYGFYCGMAPHRSRVGAGEAGPRFRSPSEGAFRRPYMVLQCTPSLVLPEDVSKVEKEIEQLAKELRQKRMALGYSQADVGFAMGALFGKVLSQTTICRFESQKLSLANMWKLRPLLKMWLEEVDTKNLLGIRKMEMILRQARKQRRASRENRIRNNLEQLFLQCPKPTPQQISCIAGQLRLQKELVRVWFHNRSKMDRQPTIDFSPPADVGAAGPPFPGGPVCFPVASGLHFGSPHYEEPYFIPMYSPTPFPVAGTFLSARVNAQGHPRLSK, from the coding sequence ATGGCCAGACACAGGCCCTCAGACTTCTCCCCACTGCCAGGCAGTGGTAGGGGCGGGCCCAGAGGGCCAATGCCAGTGCGGGTTGATGCTCCGGTCTGGTTGAGTGCCCAGGCGGTTCCCAGCATGCTGATGGTCCGGCCAGGGATCAGCCCAGGccctgaggggtgggaggtgccCCTGGGTCCACAGCCCTACGGATTCTACTGTGGGATGGCACCCCACAGGTCCAGGGTCGGAGCTGGCGAGGCTGGACCCCGGTTCCGGAGCCCGTCGGAGGGCGCCTTCCGGAGACCCTACATGGTCCTGCAGTGCACCCCGAGTTTGGTGCTGCCAGAGGATGTCTCAAaggtagagaaagagatagagcagCTGGCCAAAGAGCTGAGGCAAAAGAGGATGGCCCTGGGGTACTCGCAGGCCGACGTGGGGTTCGCCATGGGGGCTCTTTTTGGAAAGGTGCTTAGCCAGACAACCATCTGCCGCTTCGAGTCCCAGAAGCTCAGCCTCGCCAACATGTGGAAGCTGCGGCCACTGCTGAAAATGTGGCTGGAGGAGGTGGACACCAAGAACTTACTGGGCATACGCAAAATGGAGATGATCCTGCGGCAGGCTCGGAAGCAGAGACGGGCAAGCAGGGAGAATCGCATCCGAAACAACCTGGAGCAACTCTTCTTGCAGTGCCCGAAGCCCACACCCCAACAAATCAGCTGCATCGCTGGGCAGCTCCGGCTGCAGAAGGAGCTGGTCCGAGTTTGGTTCCATAACCGGAGCAAGATGGATCGTCAGCCAACCATTGATTTCTCCCCACCGGCGGATGTGGGGGCAGCCGGGCCTCCTTTCCCAGGGGGACCAGTGTGCTTTCCCGTGGCATCGGGGCTCCATTTTGGTTCCCCCCACTACGAAGAGCCCTACTTTATACCCATGTATTCTCCTACCCCTTTCCCTGTGGCAGGGACCTTCCTCTCTGCCCGAGTCAACGCTCAGGGCCACCCCAGGCTTTCAAAATGA